In Dermacentor variabilis isolate Ectoservices chromosome 11, ASM5094787v1, whole genome shotgun sequence, one genomic interval encodes:
- the LOC142563792 gene encoding uncharacterized protein LOC142563792 produces the protein MPFHCHLCPESFMEESTLKKHLCIHRDERPFHCPSCPQSFKQKNALNQHLRTHTGERPYQCPSCPQSFSRKSILNRHLHTHSGERQYQCPACPQSFSHKFNLIQHLRIHTGEKPFQCPACLQSFSQKANLNRHLRTHIGEKPFQCPSCPQSFSRKSSLNRHLHTHTGERPYQCPACPQSFSQKDNLTLHLRIHTGEKPFQCPLCPQSFSAKSNLNQHLRSHTGDRPYQCLACSLSFSRKIDLNRHLRIHTGEKSFRCHLCPQSFSQKSSVDQHVRTHTGEKPFHCPSCPQSFSRKSTLNKHLRTHTGEKPFQCPSCPQRFSQKTHVIRHLRIHTGEKPFQCPSCPKSFSAKSNLIRHVHTHTHRRDAISVPSMPSKLLTKVTIEGSPALPLT, from the coding sequence ATGCCATTTCATTGCCATTTATGCCCTGAGAGCTTCATGGAGGAGTCTACACTGAAGAAGCACCTGTGCATCCACAGAGACGAGAGGCCGTTTCACTGCCCTTCTTGCCCTCAAAGCTTCAAACAAAAGAACGCTCTGAACCAACATCTGCGGACTCACACAGGCGAGAGGCCATACCAGTGCCCTtcgtgccctcagagcttctcacgaaagagtATTCTAAACCGACACCTGCACACCCACTCAGGCGAGAGGCAATATCAGTGCCCTGCATGCCCTCAAAGCTTCTCACATAAGTTTAATCTTATTCAACACCTGCGCATCCACACAggagagaagccatttcagtgccctgcaTGCCTTcaaagcttctcacaaaaggcTAATCTTAACCGACACCTGCGCACTCACataggtgagaagccatttcagtgcccttcgtgccctcagagcttctcacgaaagagtAGTCTAAACAGACATCTGCACACCCATACAGGTGAGAGGCCATATCAGTGCCCTGCATGCCCTcaaagcttctcacaaaaggATAATCTTACCCTACACCTGCGCATCCACACAggagagaagccatttcagtgccctttgtGCCCTCAAAGCTTCTCAGCAAAGAGTAATCTGAACCAACATCTGCGCTCCCATACAGGCGACAGGCCATATCAGTGCCTTGCATGCTCTCTTAGCTTCTCACGAAAGATTGATCTTAACCGACACCTGCGcatccacacaggtgagaagTCATTTCGGTGCCATttatgccctcagagcttctcacaaaagagCAGTGTGGACCAACATGTGCGTactcacacaggtgagaagccatttcactgcccttcatgccctcagagcttctcacgaaagagtACTCTGAACAAACACCTGCGTACTCACACAGgggagaagccatttcagtgtcCTTCGTGCCCTCAGAGATTCTCACAAAAGACTCATGTGATCCGACACCTGCGcatccacacaggtgagaagccatttcagtgcccttcgtgCCCTAAAAGCTTCTCAGCAAAGAGTAATCTGATCCGACatgtgcacacacatacacacaggcgAGATGCCATATCAGTGCCCTCTATGCCCTCAAAGCTTCTCACAAAAGTCACCATTGAAGGTTCACCTGCACTTCCACTAACGTGA